A window of the Hordeum vulgare subsp. vulgare chromosome 5H, MorexV3_pseudomolecules_assembly, whole genome shotgun sequence genome harbors these coding sequences:
- the LOC123399906 gene encoding uncharacterized protein LOC123399906 codes for MEKMNADHQKFEKKANVDQAAIMKRAEQAEAKLEAALQELSGLKKHISNMTQAIFGSRVANLQDDCIMKLKAVYTFTEKLYTGSMMTMKAVMGNKEPIKSIKNMLGCLSTLPPQVDELKRSTADNPQV; via the exons ATGGAGAAAATGAATGCTGACcaccaaaaatttgagaagaaagccaatgttGATCAAGCCGCCATCATGAAGCGGGCGGAACAAGCCGAGGCAAAGCTAGAAGCCGCCCTACAAGAGCTCTCCGGGTTAAAaaagcatatctccaacatgacccaagccatctttg GGTCGCGAGTCGCCAATCTCCAAGACGACTGCATCATGAAGCTGAAGGCGGTTTACACCTTTACAGAGAAGCTGTATACGGGAagcatgatgacgatgaaggcagtgatgggcaacaaggagccaaTTAAATCCATCAAGAATATGCTGGGTTGCCTGTCAACGTTGCCACCCCAGGTAGATGAACTAAAGAGGTCAaccgctgataacccacaagtatag